One Nocardioides luti DNA window includes the following coding sequences:
- a CDS encoding dienelactone hydrolase family protein produces the protein MGETIEIETPDGPAEAYVTRPDDGETHPGVLFFVDAIGLRPRIEEMADRIASWGYVVLAPNVFHRDGRAEDLAPSTDLTVAANREKFFEGAMKRVRALTPDRSDPDTVAWIEALLERADGPIGVTGYCMGARLATRAAGQHPDTVAAVGGFHGGGLVTDGEDSPHRQLATATAAFVYGHADQDGSMPPEAVAALGDALEEAGLTHTNEVYEGASHGYSMADAAPYDEAATERHFEALRELLDRTL, from the coding sequence ATGGGAGAGACCATCGAGATCGAGACCCCCGACGGCCCGGCCGAGGCCTACGTGACCCGCCCCGACGACGGGGAGACCCACCCGGGCGTGCTGTTCTTCGTCGACGCGATCGGGCTGCGACCGCGGATCGAGGAGATGGCCGACCGGATCGCCTCCTGGGGCTACGTCGTGCTGGCGCCGAACGTGTTCCACCGCGACGGGCGCGCCGAGGACCTGGCCCCGTCCACCGACCTGACGGTCGCGGCCAACCGCGAGAAGTTCTTCGAGGGCGCGATGAAGCGCGTCCGGGCGCTCACCCCCGACCGGTCCGACCCCGACACCGTCGCCTGGATCGAGGCGCTGCTCGAGCGCGCCGACGGCCCGATCGGGGTCACCGGCTACTGCATGGGGGCCCGGCTCGCGACCCGCGCCGCGGGTCAGCACCCCGACACCGTCGCGGCGGTCGGCGGCTTCCACGGCGGCGGCCTGGTCACCGACGGCGAGGACAGCCCGCACCGGCAGCTCGCGACCGCGACCGCGGCGTTCGTCTACGGCCACGCCGACCAGGACGGCTCGATGCCGCCCGAGGCGGTCGCCGCGCTCGGGGACGCGCTCGAGGAGGCCGGCCTGACGCACACCAACGAGGTCTACGAGGGCGCCTCCCACGGCTACTCGATGGCCGACGCGGCGCCGTACGACGAGGCCGCGACCGAGCGGCACTTCGAGGCCCTGCGCGAGCTCCTCGACCGCACGCTCTAG
- a CDS encoding plasmid stabilization protein, with amino-acid sequence MPQQGWSKKRERQYDAIKDGLEERGRDEDVAAEIAARTVNKARARAGESATASRTSTEDISSGRRGGLRSHSGAAGRTRDQLYAEARKRNIAGRSSMTKAELERALDD; translated from the coding sequence GTGCCTCAGCAGGGATGGAGCAAGAAGCGCGAGCGGCAGTACGACGCGATCAAGGACGGGCTCGAGGAGCGCGGCCGCGACGAGGACGTGGCGGCCGAGATCGCGGCGCGGACCGTGAACAAGGCCCGGGCCCGGGCCGGGGAGTCGGCGACCGCCAGCCGGACGTCGACCGAGGACATCTCCTCCGGACGCCGCGGCGGGCTCCGGTCGCACTCCGGAGCGGCCGGCCGGACCCGTGACCAGCTCTACGCCGAGGCCCGCAAGCGCAACATCGCGGGGCGCTCCTCGATGACGAAAGCGGAGCTCGAGCGTGCTCTCGACGACTGA
- a CDS encoding sigma-70 family RNA polymerase sigma factor, with product MASTNAPPLTAPGAVAHPQAQPAPEPGPARSHRRTETARLLLEAAGTTDDHERTRLEEEAIRLNMGVAVEIARRYHGRGIAGDDLDQVAYLGLVKAVRGFDPTHGSDFLSFAVPTMRGEIRRYFRDFGWTVRPPRSVQELQAKITAAESEMYQSLGRSPRPSELAEHLGVDLDLVVDSLAANGCFSPVSLDAPVGEGERSPSERLGGWDAAFGSAEARVALQPLLATLTERERKILEMRFVGGCTQAEIGAEVGVTQMQVSRLLARILTRLRRRLEDAA from the coding sequence GTGGCTTCAACCAATGCACCACCTCTGACCGCTCCCGGAGCGGTCGCCCATCCGCAAGCCCAACCGGCCCCTGAACCCGGCCCCGCACGATCGCACCGCCGCACCGAGACCGCCCGCCTCCTGCTGGAGGCCGCCGGCACCACCGACGACCACGAGCGCACCCGCCTCGAGGAAGAGGCGATCCGCCTCAACATGGGCGTCGCCGTCGAGATCGCCCGCCGCTACCACGGCCGAGGCATCGCCGGCGACGACCTGGACCAGGTCGCCTACCTCGGCCTCGTGAAGGCCGTCCGGGGCTTCGACCCCACGCACGGCTCCGACTTCCTCAGCTTCGCCGTCCCCACGATGCGCGGCGAGATCCGACGCTACTTCCGCGACTTCGGCTGGACCGTCCGGCCGCCCCGCTCCGTGCAGGAGCTCCAGGCCAAGATCACGGCCGCCGAGAGCGAGATGTACCAGTCCCTCGGCCGCTCCCCGCGCCCCTCCGAGCTGGCCGAGCACCTCGGGGTCGACCTCGACCTCGTCGTCGACTCGCTGGCCGCCAACGGCTGCTTCTCGCCCGTCTCGCTCGACGCCCCCGTCGGCGAGGGTGAGCGCTCGCCCTCCGAGCGGCTCGGCGGCTGGGACGCCGCCTTCGGCAGCGCCGAGGCGCGTGTCGCCCTCCAGCCCCTCCTGGCCACGCTCACCGAGCGCGAGCGCAAGATCCTCGAGATGCGCTTCGTCGGCGGCTGCACGCAGGCCGAGATCGGCGCCGAGGTCGGCGTGACGCAGATGCAGGTCTCGCGGCTGCTCGCCCGGATCCTCACCCGCCTGCGCCGGCGGCTCGAGGACGCCGCCTGA
- the paaI gene encoding hydroxyphenylacetyl-CoA thioesterase PaaI: protein MTPEQIARGSAEAMWAEDRASQALGMTLDEVGPGTATLRMTVRDDMVNGHDIGHGGLTFTLADSAFAFACNSYNRRTVAAGAEIRFRAPTRAGDELVAVAVERERVGRDGTYDVTVTAGETVVATFVGRSKEIGGAFWGETGSEAPGGR, encoded by the coding sequence GTGACTCCCGAGCAGATCGCCCGCGGCAGCGCGGAGGCGATGTGGGCCGAGGACCGCGCCAGCCAGGCGCTCGGCATGACCCTCGACGAGGTCGGCCCCGGCACCGCCACGCTGCGGATGACCGTCCGCGACGACATGGTCAACGGGCACGACATCGGGCACGGCGGGCTCACCTTCACGCTGGCGGACTCGGCGTTCGCCTTCGCGTGCAACTCCTACAACCGCCGCACCGTCGCGGCCGGGGCGGAGATCCGCTTCCGTGCCCCGACCCGGGCCGGTGACGAGCTGGTCGCGGTCGCCGTCGAGCGCGAGCGGGTCGGCCGGGACGGGACGTACGACGTCACCGTGACCGCGGGCGAGACGGTCGTGGCAACGTTCGTCGGCCGGTCCAAGGAGATCGGCGGCGCCTTCTGGGGCGAGACGGGGAGCGAGGCGCCCGGTGGCCGGTGA